The following are from one region of the Poecilia reticulata strain Guanapo linkage group LG7, Guppy_female_1.0+MT, whole genome shotgun sequence genome:
- the slc2a5 gene encoding solute carrier family 2, facilitated glucose transporter member 5 has product MFAECASECIGWYTMDEKQELENSEERKGRLTKVLVLASLVAAFGSSFQYGYNVAAVNSPAPFMQDFYNKTYISRYNEPMAENLLTLLWSVTVSMFPLGGLFGSLMVAPLVNKLGRKGTLLFNNIFSIVPAIMMGASEMAKSYELIILARIIVGICAGLSSNVVPMYLGELAPKNLRGALGIIPQLFITVGILVAQVFGIRSLLGNKTGWTIMLGLTAIPAVIQLIFLPFFPESPRYMLIQKGDEENSRKALKLLRGWEDVDEEIEEMRLEDQSEQAEGRLSVVSLLTHKSLRWQLLTIIVLNMGQQLSGVNAIYYYADSIYGSAGVNEQNVQYVTAGTGAVNVFMTITAVFIVESSGRRLLLLLGFGICCGACVLLTVALNFQASLSWMPYISIICVIIYVMGHAIGPKRIPAVVTTEMFMQSARPAAFMLGGVIHWLSNFIVGLIFPFMERGLGPFSFLLFSVVCFVTLIYLLMVMPETKNKTFLEVSQMFGEKNNPETETWEEDLKDNKVILEGIEKITAL; this is encoded by the exons ATGTTTGCAGAATGTGCCTCAGAATGTATCGGCTGGTACACCATGGATGAGAAGCAGGAGCTGGAGAACTCTGAGGAGCGGAAAGGG AGACTAACAAAAGTTTTGGTACTAGCCAGTCTCGTCGCCGCGTTTGGCTCATCCTTCCAGTATGGATACAACGTTGCTGCCGTCAACTCTCCGGCACCA TTCATGCAAGACTTTTACAACAAAACCTACATCAGTCGTTACAATGAGCCGATGGCAGAGAACCTCCTGACTCTGTTGTGGTCAGTGACTGTGTCCATGTTCCCGCTCGGAGGCCTCTTTGGATCTCTGATGGTGGCTCCTCTGGTCAACAAGCTCGGCAG GAAGGGCACCCTCCTCTTCAACAACATCTTCTCCATCGTCCCGGCGATCATGATGGGAGCCAGTGAGATGGCCAAGTCGTATGAGCTCATCATTTTGGCCAGGATCATAGTGGGAATATGTGCAG GTCTGTCATCCAACGTGGTGCCAATGTATCTGGGCGAACTCGCACCCAAAAACTTGCGAGGAGCCCTTGGAATCATCCCGCAGCTCTTCATCACTGTTGGCATCCTCGTTGCACAAGTGTTTGGCATCAGGAGCTTGCTCGGCAACAAAACAG GCTGGACCATCATGCTTGGCTTGACCGCCATTCCCGCTGTGATCCAGTTGATTTTCCTGCCGTTCTTCCCGGAGAGTCCCAGGTACATGCTCATCCAGAAGGGAGACGAGGAGAACAGCAGGAAAG CGTTGAAGCTTCTGCGTGGCTGGGAGGATGTGGACGAAGAGATCGAAGAGATGCGTCTCGAGGACCAGTCGGAGCAAGCAGAGGGTCGTCTGTCGGTGGTCTCCCTGCTGACCCATAAGTCTCTCCGCTGGCAGCTGCTCACCATCATCGTTTTGAACATGGGCCAGCAGCTGTCCGGGGTCAACGCG ATCTACTACTACGCAGATAGTATTTACGGATCTGCAGGAGTGAACGAGCAGAACGTCCAGTACGTTACAGCGGGAACAGGTGCAGTGAATGTCTTCATGACCATAACTGCT GTCTTCATCGTGGAGTCCTCAGGCCGAcggctgcttcttcttctgggATTCGGGATCTGCTGCGGGGCCTGTGTGCTGCTGACTGTGGCGCTCAACTTCCAG GCGAGCTTGTCGTGGATGCCTTACATCAGTATCATTTGTGTCATCATCTACGTCATGGGACATGCCATCGGACCCA agcgaATTCCAGCCGTGGTGACCACTGAGATGTTCATGCAGTCGGCTCGGCCAGCAGCCTTCATGCTTGGTGGCGTCATTCACTGGCTTTCCAACTTTATCGTGGGCCTCATTTTCCCCTTCATGGAG CGAGGCCTTGGCCCCTTCagcttcctccttttttccGTCGTCTGCTTTGTGACGCTGATCTACCTCTTGATGGTGATGCCCGAAACCAAGAACAAGACCTTCCTGGAGGTTTCCCAGATGTTCGGCGAGAAGAACAACCCGGAGACCGAAACCTGGGAGGAAGATTTGAAAGACAACAAGGTGATACTGGAGGGAATAGAGAAGATTACAGCcttataa